A single Glycine soja cultivar W05 chromosome 14, ASM419377v2, whole genome shotgun sequence DNA region contains:
- the LOC114385010 gene encoding long chain base biosynthesis protein 1-like isoform X2, giving the protein MASAVVNFLNATLDWMTFASDGPSARAVVFGVHIGGHLFIEVFLLVVILFLLSQKSYKPPKRPLTNKEIDELCDEWVPEPLIPSVNKELQYEPPVLESAAGPHTIINGKEVVNFASANYLGFIGHPKLLDSCSSALAKYGVGSCGPRGFYGTIDVHLDCEARIAKFLGTPESILYSYGLSTMFSAIPAFSKKGDIIVADEGVHWGIQNGLYLSRSTVVYFKHNDMDALRETLENITSKYKKTKNLRRYIVVEAVYQNSGQIAPLDEIIKLKEKYRFRVLLDESNSLGVLGSSGRGLTEHCGVPVEKIDIITAAMGHALATEGGFCTGSTRVIDHQVWKCHM; this is encoded by the exons ATGGCCTCAGCCGTCGTGAATTTCTTGAACGCGACGTTGGATTGGATGACGTTCGCGTCGGATGGTCCTTCTGCGCGAGCTGTAGTTTTCGGAGTCCATATCGGTG GACATTTGTTTATCGAAGTGTTTTTGCTGGTGGTCATACTTTTCTTGCTTTCACAGAAAAGCTACAAGCCTCCTAAAAGGCCTTTAACAAATAAG GAAATTGATGAGTTATGTGACGAATGGGTTCCAGAACCCCTTATTCCTTCTGTTAATAAAGAGTTGCAGTATGAACCACCAGTGCTGGAGAg TGCTGCTGGGCCACATACCATAATTAATGGCAAAGAAGTTGTCAATTTTGCTTCAGCAAACTATCTTGGGTTTATAGGTCATCCAAAGCTACTT GACTCATGTTCTTCTGCTTTAGCGAAATACGGTGTTGGCTCTTGTGGTCCCCGTGGATTTTATGGGACAATTG ATGTCCACCTTGACTGTGAAGCAAGAATAGCAAAATTTTTAGGAACCCCTGAATCAATTCTGTACTCTTATGGACTTTCCACCATGTTCAGTGCAATTCCTGCTTTCTCTAAAAAAGGAGATATAATTGTGGC GGATGAGGGAGTCCACTGGGGAATACAGAATGGCCTTTATCTTTCTAGAAGCACAGTGGTGTATTTTAAGCACAATGACATGGATGCTTTAAGAGAAACTCTAGAGAACATTACTTCCAAATATAAGAAGACCAAGAATCTGAGGCGTTATATTGTTGTTGAAGCTGTCTACCAG AATTCTGGGCAAATAGCTCCCTTGGACGAGATCattaaattgaaggaaaaataTCGCTTTCGTGTTTTGCTAGATGAGAGCAACTCATTGGGTGTGCTTGGAAGTTCTGGAAGAGGTCTCACTGAACACTGTGGAGTTCCA GTTGAGAAGATAGACATTATAACTGCTGCTATGGGACATGCATTGGCCACAGAAGGAGGATTCTGCACCGGAAGTACAAGAGTTATAGATCACCAAGTATGGAAGTGTCATATGTGA